The following are encoded together in the Lathyrus oleraceus cultivar Zhongwan6 chromosome 3, CAAS_Psat_ZW6_1.0, whole genome shotgun sequence genome:
- the LOC127126995 gene encoding flavin mononucleotide hydrolase 1, chloroplatic, which produces MKTISRMVLPSVGVQFTPFSIHRTHTIRPTTTTTTTHSFKKHSLSNSTINMSSFPNNTTRKLPILLFDIMDTIVRDPFYKDIPSFFGMSFNELIDSKHPAAWIQFEKGLIDEVELARIFFKDGRDFDLEGLKACMRNGYSYIEGIEQLLLALKKNNFEMHAFTNYPIWYQLIEDKLKLSKYLSWTFCSCTYGKRKPDAEFYMEVVRHLEVDPAYCIFIDDRQKNVEAATEVGIKGVHFKNVDLLREELSLMGVDILKDEDQ; this is translated from the exons ATGAAAACAATATCAAGAATGGTGTTACCAAGTGTTGGTGTACAATTCACTCCATTTTCAATCCACCGAACACACACAATACgaccaacaacaacaacaacaacaacacattCTTTCAAAAAACATTCACTTTCAAACTCAACCATAAACATGTCATCGTTTCCCAATAACACGACCAGGAAACTTCCAATTCTTCTGTTTGATATCATGGACACCATTGTTCGCGACCCTTTCTACAAAGACATCCCTTCTTTCTTCGGTATGTCCTTCAACGAACTCATAGATTCCAAACACCCAGCCGCTTGGATTCAATTCGAAAAGGGTCTCATTGATGAG GTGGAGCTAGCAAGAATTTTTTTTAAGGATGGAAGGGATTTTGATTTAGAAG GCCTTAAAGCTTGTATGAGAAATGGATATTCATACATAGAAGGGATTGAACAATTGCTTCTAGCCTTAAAGAAAAATAACTTTGAGATGCATGCTTTTACTAACTATCCTATATG GTATCAGTTGATTGAAGACAAGTTAAAGCTATCAAAATATTTATCTTGGACATTTTGTTCGTGCACTTATG GAAAGAGGAAACCAGATGCTGAATTCTATATGGAAGTTGTGAGGCATCTTGAAGTTGATCCAGCATATTGTATTTTCATAGATGACAG ACAAAAAAATGTGGAGGCAGCAACTGAAGTTGGGATCAAGGGTGTACATTTCAAGAATGTTGATTTACTGCGCGAAGAACTGTCATTGATGGGGGTTGACATTTTAAAAGATGAAGATCAATAg